DNA sequence from the Deinococcus humi genome:
CCCTGACGGTGGGGCCGGAGCGAACGCTTCAGGGCATCAAACGCTCGATCTTCCAGCGGTTGTCGTGATGGGTGTACCGGAACCGGTCATGCATGCGGTTGGGGCGTCCCTGCCAGAATTCCCACTCCTGCACGGTCATGCGGTAACCGCCCCAGAACTCCGGACGGGGCACGGGCTGGCCTTCGGGGAAGCGTTCCTGCAAGGCGGCGAACCTGGCTTCCAGCGTCTCGCGGCTGGCAATCGGCGCACTTTGCGGATCGCTGGCGTGGGCGGCCAGCTGGCTCTCGCGGGGACGGACGTGAAAATAGGTGTCGGCCTCCACATCCGGCACGCGGGCGATGGTGCCGTAGGCGCGGATCTGCCGCTCCAGTTCGGCCCAGTAAAACAGGATTTCGGCCTGTGGGTTGGCGGCCAGATCATGGCCTTTGTGCGACTCGAAGTTGGTGTAGAAGGTCAGGCCTCCCCCGTCTGCGCCGCGCAGCAACACCGTGCGGACGCTGGGGCGCCCGGATGCGTCCGCCGTCGCCAGAGACAGCGCATAGGGCTCAGGCAGTTCGGCCCCCTGCGCCTCGTCGAACCAGCCCTGAAACTGGGCCAGCGGGTCATCGTTCAGGTCCGCCCGCCGCAAATTGTCACGGGTGTAGGAGATTCGCAGGGCAGTGAGATCAGTCATGAAAGCTCCTTGAGGATGATCTGGAGGTCTGGAAAGGCAGGACGGCAGATTCAGTGGGGCTGAGACGGCTTCTGTCCCAGGCGCCCACCTGGTCATCTAGCTCCTGGGCCGCTCCTCGAACACCTGACATTTCGGGCAAAAATGCGTTCCCCGTTGCGCCAGCACGGTCTTCACGATGTCGGTGCCGCAACGGGGACAGGGCTGCCCGGCCCTGCCGTACACGTGGTGCTCGTGCTGAAAAAGACCGGAAAGGCCGTCGTGTTGGCGGTAATTGCCCACGCCGTTGCCCAGGCTGCTGCCACCGGCGTCCACCGCCTGCGCCATGACCTCGCGGATGGCGGTGTACAGGCGCTGGCCCTCTGCGGCGGTCAGGCGGGTTTGGGCGGGGTGGATCTGGGCCTGCCACAGGCTCTCATCGGCGTAGATGTTGCCCACACCGCTGACCGGCTTCTGGGACAGCAGCCACGGCTTGACCGCACCTGCCTCGCGGGCCAGCCGCACGAAATCGCCCTCAATGAAGTCCTCAGAGAGGGGTTCGGGACCCATCGCAGCCAGGGTGGGCATGCCCGCGTACTCGCCGGGGCGCACCACGGCCATCTTGCCGAAACGGCGTGGATCGTGGAAGAAGAGTTGCTGGCTGTCCCCAGCCCCATCCGGTTCCAGGGTCAGGGTGACGCGGGTGTGTGGCCCGCTGTCCAGGCGAAAGCCCCCGGTCATTCCCAGGTGGACGATGAACTCCAGATCGTGCAGGTCGTCCTCCGCTGCGTCCGCCGACGCGAGTTGCAGCATCAGGTACTTGCCGCGTCTGGACAGCCCCTGCACCCGCCTCCCCACCGCCAGATGGGTATCGCGGTACTTGTGCGGCGCGTCATGTTCCACACTGGCGATCACGCGCCCGCGCAGCAGCGGCTCGATCTTTCGGCGCGTGGTTTCGACTTCCGGCAGCTCAGGCATACCGCCCCAGCATAGCGGCGACGCTGCGGGGCGAAGGTAGCGGCGACTGCGGCGAGGAGCTTCAGGCCACGTCCACCTCTTCCAGCACGGTGACCACCGGAGCCTCCTGAAACCACGCCCCAGCCTTGGCGCGGTACGCCTGGTAGTGGGCCGAATCGCGGTGGGCCTGCACGGCGTCCATGTCGCGGTAACGCTCCTGGACATGCAGGCGCACGGTTCCCGAGTCATCCTGACGCAGCAGATCGTAGCGCAGGCAGCCCGGTTCCTGGCGGCTGCCCTGGACCATGCCCAGCATCTCGGTCAGCACGTCCTTGACGTGTTCGGGCTTGGGGGTGATGACGGCGTGGACGGCAATGGTAGGCATGGCGCATTCTCCCTCAAAGTCGACCAGCGTCTATCATTCCGCTATGCCAAAGCTGCTGCTGACCGGATTCGAGCCGTTCCACACGCATCCCGACAATCCCAGCGCGTGGGCGGCGGCAGCGCTGGATAAGTTGGAAGTAGGCCACCTGCAGGTCGTCTCGGCCCTCCTGCCCGTGGAGCCACGCTCGGCGGGCGAGTCGCTGGAGGCGCTCCTGGAACGGCACGATCCGGCGGCAGTGCTGCTGACCGGACTGGCGGCAGGGCGGCCCCAGGTCACGCTGGAGCGTGTGGCGCTGAACGTTATGGACTTCAACATTCCAGACAACGCTGGAAACACCTACCGCGACGCCCCGGCCCACCCACACGCGGACGCGCCCCCGGCGTACCTGTCCACGCTGCCGCTGCGCGACATTCTGGCGGCGTGGCGCGGGGCCGGTCTTCCCGGCCACATCAGCAACACGGCGGGCCTGTACGTCTGCAACTTCGTGATGTACCGCGCCCGCCACTGGCTGACGGCACACGGCAAGGGCGGGGTGCCCTGCGGCTTTCTCCATCTGCCCGCCAATCCGGCGGTCGCGCTGGCCGTCCCGGAGGACCGCCCGCCTCTCCCCTACCTGCCGCAAGAGGAGATCACGCGGGCGGTGCGGGTTGCGGCGGGTGTCCTGGGCACACAGGTCGAGGTTCTGACCACTCAGAAGTAGTTCAGGCCCATCGCCTCCCGCACCGCGTTCATCGTGTCGGCGGCCACCTCACGCCCCCGGCCGGTGCCCATCCGAACGACCTCCCGCACGCTGTCCATGTCGCGCGCAAAGTCCGCGCGGCGCTCACGGATGGGGGCCAGTGTCGCCTCCAGCACCTCGGTCAGGTGGCGCTTGACCTTCACGTCGCCCAGACCGCCCCGGCGGTAGTGGTCTTGCATGGCCTCCAGACCAGAGCGGTCCGGGTCAAAGGCCTCCAGATAGGCGAAGACCGGGTTGCCCTCCACCCGTCCGGGGTCCTCGGCGCGCAGGTGTTCCGGATCGGTGTACATGCCGCGCACCTTGCGGGCCACCGTGTCGGCGCTGTCGGACAGGAAAATGGCGTTGTTCAGCGACTTGCTCATTTTGCCAGCGCCGTCCAGGCCGGGAAGGCGGGCCGCCTGACCCACCAGCGCCTGAGGCTCAACGAGGACCGGGGCATACAGGTGGTTAAAGCGCCGCACGATCTCGCGGGTCTGCTCGATCATGGGCAGCTGATCCTCGCCTACCGGCACCAGATGCGCGCCGAACGCGGTGATGTCGGCGGCCTGCGACACCGGGTAGACGAAGAATCCGGCGGGCACCGACTCCCCGTACCCCTTTTGCGCGATCTCGGTCTTGACGGTGGGGTTCTGGCGCAGGTGGGACACCGTGACCAGATTCAGGTAGAAAACGGTCAGTTCAGCAATTTCAGGCAACTGCGACTGGATCACGAAAGTGCTGAGGTCCGGATCCAAGCCCACGGCCAGGTAGTCCAGGGCGACTTCCAGAACGTTGTCCCGCACCTTCTGGGGATTTTCAAAATTATCGGTCAGCGCCTGCACGTCGGCCAGAAGCACAAATGTTTCGTACTCGTGTTGCAAGGCCACCCGGTTGCGCAGCGAGCCGGCCAGATGGCCGATGTGCAGCGGACCGGTCGGGCGGTCTCCGGTCAGGACGCGTTTTCTGGGGGGTGGTGTGGTCATGGTTCACTCCTTGCAAACAGTGGAGAGCGATAAAAAAAGGCCGCGCCGGGAGGTTCTCCGGGCGCGGCCTGTCGGTTCGACGGCACAAAGGAACGGGCACCCGGTCAACTGCCGGGCCACCATGCCTGAGCCTGTGCCTGCCTGGGATGCATGGACGCAGGATACTGCGCGAGAAAGGACGTGCAGCCAACAGCCACCTCAGCTCTGCCAGGGGAGACAGGCAAGAGAGGGAGAAGAGGCGGTCAAGACGTATGGTGCTGGCGCTCTCCGTCTGACCTGCTGTCCCTGAGCCTCCTGCTGGAAGTCGTCGCCGAGCAGGGGTGAGTCAGCCTGAGAAAAGAGGACTTCCCTGCCGTCTGCGTCACTACCCGAACCCATCTTTGGCCAGCAAAAGAACTTCAGGAACGTCCATTCCTGACCGAAGACCTGATCAATGACGGATGGGCGGGTACTGGACGAGTTGGGGGCAGATTCTGGACCCCACGGCGCGGTACCCGCATATGAGAAATCCTGATCTCCAGCGCGGGGCCTCCCTCAACCCTCCCAGTCCAGAATGACCTTCCCGCTCTGGCCGCCCAGCATGGCGTCAAAGCCCTGCTGGTAGTCGCCGATGCCGAAATGGTGGGTGATGATCGGGTTCAGGTTCAGGCCCGACTGGATCAAGGCCACCATCTTGTACCAGGTCTCGAACATCTCGCGGCCGTAGATCCCCTGGACCGTCAGCATCTTGAAGATCACGCTGTCCCAGTCGATGTCCACACGTCCTGCGGGGATGCCCAGCAGGGCGATCTTGCCGCCGTGGTTCATCAGCTTGACCATCTGGGCAAAGGCCACGCCGGAACCGCTCATCTCCAGCCCCACGTCAAACCCCTCGGTCATGTGCAGCTCGTCCTGCGCCACCGTCCACAGGTCCTCCTGCGCGACGTTAACAGCGCGGGTCACACCCATTTCGCGCGCCAGCTCCAGACGGTACTCGTTGACGTCGGTAATCACCACGTTCCGCGCGCCGACATGCTTTGCGACGGCGGCGGCCATCACCCCGATCGGCCCCGCGCCGGTAATCAGCACGTCCTCGCCCACCAGATCGAACTTCAGGGCGGTGTGAACCGCGTTGCCGAAGGGATCGAAGATGGCAGCCAGATCGTCGGAGATGTCGTCGGGCAGCTTGAAGGCGTTGAAGGCGGGCAGCACCAAGTATTCGGCGAAGGACCCGGGGCGCTGGACGCCCACACCCTGGGTGTTGCGGCACAGGTGGCGGCGGCCCGCGCGGCAGTTGCGGCAATGCCCGCAGGTGATATGGCCCTCGCCACTCACTCGGTCACCGATCGAGAAGCCACTGACCTCGGAGCCCATCCCAGCCACCACGCCCACGTACTCGTGGCCCACCACCATGGGCGTTGGGACGGTGCGGCTGGCCCAATCGTCCCACTTATAGATGTGCACGTCGGTGCCGCAGATGCTGCTCTTCTTCACGCGGATCAGCAGGTCATTGGGGCCGGGGACAGGCACCTGTGTTTCGGTCATCCAGATGCCGACTTCGGGTTTCAGTTTGCTCAGGGCGCGCATGGTGGCAGGGGGGGCAAAGGTCACACAGGCTGTTTTACTCCCACGGAGGCTGCTTCGCCGTGACCGCGTTCACCTGGGCCGGACAGCTGATCTGAATGCTCCCTAAGCTTCCGTACCGACACCCAACCTACCCCATGTCGTACCCTGCAGGGTATGATCAAGTACCGCAAGCAAAATCCCCTGGAACCCGAAAAGGACGCCGAGGTCACCCTGAACGTCACGCCGCTGCTGTTCTTCGTGGTGGGTTATCTAGCGGTGCGGGCGCTGATCCGTACTGTCCGCACCTACGCGGACTGATCGTCCAACGATGAACACGGGTGTGGCCCCCTGCGGGCGGTCAATCCGCTAGGCTAGGCCCATGACCGACGCCACCCCTCAACAGTTCAAGAGTGCTGCCAGCAACCGTTTTGTCGTCCCCGGCTGGACCAATCTGGTCGAGGGGATGCCCGACAGCGTGGAAGTCCAGCTCGATCTGGATCAGGCCGACACGGGCCGCGAACACGCCAGTCTGCTCGTCGAATACTGGGCCACCAATGCCGACATGACCCTGCAAAGCATCCTGCCGGTGCGGGCCTTTACCACCACCCCGGAGGGCTGGTGTGTCTTCGTGCCCGCGCAGGGACGTGTGCTGGTGCGCGCTGTCGATCCGCAGCCCACTCCTCCCGTGCTGGTCAGCCACTGGATCAACATTGATCCCGCCACGCCCGCTGGGACCACGGTGAATGTGAAGGTCAACTTTCCCGGCGAAGCGGCCAACTCCACCAGCGGCAAGCTCTCGCTGAACAGTTAAGGCGGGCCTCTACCCTTCCCGTTCCTTCCAGACTTCCAGCGCCGCCGCCACGCCCCTCCGGGTGGCGGCGAGCGCCTGTGGAATTCGCCACGAGGCGCGGTCACGGGGGCCCACCGCGTTGCTGACGCCGCGCACCTCCAGCACCGGCACGCCGGCCAGTAGGGCGGCGTGGGCGATGCCCGCACCCTCCATCCCCTCGGTGAGTGCGCCGGGAAAACGTCGTTCCAGAAAGTTGGCGGCCTCCACGCTGCCGGTCACGCTATTTAAGGTGAGCATCGGCCCCAGGCGTGCGCCCGTACGCCGCGCGACTTCAGGCGCGTGGTTCCAGGCGGCAAAGCGGCCAGTGTGCGGTGAATCCGGGAGAATGGATAGGCCCAGCTCGTCGAAGGCTAGAAACCGTTCGCCGTCCCATGCTCCCAGATCGGCCTGGACAATCTCGGATGAAAGGCCGAGATCACCGGGCAACAGACCCGACGGGGAATATGCGCCGCCTATACCCGCGCTGACCACCAGTCCAGACTTCTGTTCAGCCAGCGCCTTTGCTGTTGCCAGAGCGGCGGCCACCACGCCCACCCCGGAGACCACCACACGGGCGTTCAGGTCCAGCAGGCGTTCGGCCTCGGCATGGGTGGCAACGACGATCAGGGGAAGCATGGGCCACAGGGTAAGGGGTGGAGCGGGGCCGCGCCCGCTCTCCCACGAACCGGCTGCGGCACAGGTGTAGCCTGCCCACATGACGTTGTTCAGGCTGGACGGCAAACGCGCCCTGGTGACGGGCGGCA
Encoded proteins:
- the pdxH gene encoding pyridoxamine 5'-phosphate oxidase, which gives rise to MTDLTALRISYTRDNLRRADLNDDPLAQFQGWFDEAQGAELPEPYALSLATADASGRPSVRTVLLRGADGGGLTFYTNFESHKGHDLAANPQAEILFYWAELERQIRAYGTIARVPDVEADTYFHVRPRESQLAAHASDPQSAPIASRETLEARFAALQERFPEGQPVPRPEFWGGYRMTVQEWEFWQGRPNRMHDRFRYTHHDNRWKIERLMP
- a CDS encoding DNA-formamidopyrimidine glycosylase; translated protein: MPELPEVETTRRKIEPLLRGRVIASVEHDAPHKYRDTHLAVGRRVQGLSRRGKYLMLQLASADAAEDDLHDLEFIVHLGMTGGFRLDSGPHTRVTLTLEPDGAGDSQQLFFHDPRRFGKMAVVRPGEYAGMPTLAAMGPEPLSEDFIEGDFVRLAREAGAVKPWLLSQKPVSGVGNIYADESLWQAQIHPAQTRLTAAEGQRLYTAIREVMAQAVDAGGSSLGNGVGNYRQHDGLSGLFQHEHHVYGRAGQPCPRCGTDIVKTVLAQRGTHFCPKCQVFEERPRS
- a CDS encoding putative quinol monooxygenase, which translates into the protein MPTIAVHAVITPKPEHVKDVLTEMLGMVQGSRQEPGCLRYDLLRQDDSGTVRLHVQERYRDMDAVQAHRDSAHYQAYRAKAGAWFQEAPVVTVLEEVDVA
- a CDS encoding pyroglutamyl-peptidase I gives rise to the protein MPKLLLTGFEPFHTHPDNPSAWAAAALDKLEVGHLQVVSALLPVEPRSAGESLEALLERHDPAAVLLTGLAAGRPQVTLERVALNVMDFNIPDNAGNTYRDAPAHPHADAPPAYLSTLPLRDILAAWRGAGLPGHISNTAGLYVCNFVMYRARHWLTAHGKGGVPCGFLHLPANPAVALAVPEDRPPLPYLPQEEITRAVRVAAGVLGTQVEVLTTQK
- the trpS gene encoding tryptophan--tRNA ligase, encoding MTTPPPRKRVLTGDRPTGPLHIGHLAGSLRNRVALQHEYETFVLLADVQALTDNFENPQKVRDNVLEVALDYLAVGLDPDLSTFVIQSQLPEIAELTVFYLNLVTVSHLRQNPTVKTEIAQKGYGESVPAGFFVYPVSQAADITAFGAHLVPVGEDQLPMIEQTREIVRRFNHLYAPVLVEPQALVGQAARLPGLDGAGKMSKSLNNAIFLSDSADTVARKVRGMYTDPEHLRAEDPGRVEGNPVFAYLEAFDPDRSGLEAMQDHYRRGGLGDVKVKRHLTEVLEATLAPIRERRADFARDMDSVREVVRMGTGRGREVAADTMNAVREAMGLNYF
- the tdh gene encoding L-threonine 3-dehydrogenase codes for the protein MRALSKLKPEVGIWMTETQVPVPGPNDLLIRVKKSSICGTDVHIYKWDDWASRTVPTPMVVGHEYVGVVAGMGSEVSGFSIGDRVSGEGHITCGHCRNCRAGRRHLCRNTQGVGVQRPGSFAEYLVLPAFNAFKLPDDISDDLAAIFDPFGNAVHTALKFDLVGEDVLITGAGPIGVMAAAVAKHVGARNVVITDVNEYRLELAREMGVTRAVNVAQEDLWTVAQDELHMTEGFDVGLEMSGSGVAFAQMVKLMNHGGKIALLGIPAGRVDIDWDSVIFKMLTVQGIYGREMFETWYKMVALIQSGLNLNPIITHHFGIGDYQQGFDAMLGGQSGKVILDWEG
- a CDS encoding uracil-DNA glycosylase, which encodes MTDATPQQFKSAASNRFVVPGWTNLVEGMPDSVEVQLDLDQADTGREHASLLVEYWATNADMTLQSILPVRAFTTTPEGWCVFVPAQGRVLVRAVDPQPTPPVLVSHWINIDPATPAGTTVNVKVNFPGEAANSTSGKLSLNS
- the mqnB gene encoding futalosine hydrolase, with amino-acid sequence MLPLIVVATHAEAERLLDLNARVVVSGVGVVAAALATAKALAEQKSGLVVSAGIGGAYSPSGLLPGDLGLSSEIVQADLGAWDGERFLAFDELGLSILPDSPHTGRFAAWNHAPEVARRTGARLGPMLTLNSVTGSVEAANFLERRFPGALTEGMEGAGIAHAALLAGVPVLEVRGVSNAVGPRDRASWRIPQALAATRRGVAAALEVWKEREG